A window of the Henckelia pumila isolate YLH828 chromosome 3, ASM3356847v2, whole genome shotgun sequence genome harbors these coding sequences:
- the LOC140889294 gene encoding uncharacterized protein, producing MDVIHEISMRQSDAESSNWLEAMLSEMDTMYSNQVWTLVDPPEGIVPIGCKLIYKRKLGADENVLTFKARLVAKVISLNTREEDDEISLIEKGTRKRSLNMVPIDQFAKPVTIDDASVSAIKKRRQQNINHAIAKKRLLEVHRNLARWVYEAGIPFHAINNNSFKIFVEALGQYGPGYTPPSQYQLREPLLKGEVERTKETLKKQEEEWRSNGFSIMIDAWSDRKIRSIINLCVNCKLGTTFVSSKEALNDAHTAQYIFEYVNACINEVGAQNVVQIVTDNASNNMAAVNLLALEKPNIFWTSCAAHTIKLMLEGISKLDMFNGVIKKAKAFTIFIYAHHKTLALMRNFTKREIVRLGTTRFATSFLTLQSLLDKKQELRNMMTSNEWDDTKWSRSKKGKEAFDVIVPNDFWNLVELCLRIFTPLVKVLRLVDGEEKPSMGFVYGKLLNAKNEIRKKLKRENDYKPILDIIDVKSRGRLDSPIHTIAYLLNPFYFFKNQCIKDDSLISMNMIICVEKFFPDSRMQHRVINIELQKYTQKKGAFGKKLATSGCQNNDENYNPIHTKKRNRLDVTRMNNLVYVQFNARLMNKKRRKDKLETLLTSDTSNAESWIIEDCVNEDEVDVETLKSTRDTDANVQRETNENEFASDNTEDEMNEEDDIELESDKELDNL from the exons ATGGATGTGATCCATGAAATTTCAATGCGACAATCTGATGCTGAATCATCAAATTGGCTTGAAGCCATGCTGTCCGAGATGGATACCATGTATTCAAACCAAGTATGGACTCTAGTAGATCCACCTGAGGGAATTGTTCCCATAGGATGCAAATTgatttacaagagaaaacttggggcgGATGAGAATGTATTGACCTTCAAAGCAAGACtagtggctaaag TTATTTCTTTGAATACACGTGAGGAAGATGATGAAATTTCTCTCATTGAGAAAGGAACAAGGAAAAGATCCCTTAATATGGTACCTATTGACCAATTTGCAAAGCCAGTTACTATAGATGATGCTTCTGTGAGTGCAATTAAAAAAAGGAGACAACAGAATATCAATCATGCAATTGCCAAGAAAAGATTATTGGAAGTTCATCGTAATTTGGCAAGATGGGTATATGAAGCTGGAATTCCTTTCCATGCCATTAAcaataatagttttaaaatatttgttgaGGCTTTAGGTCAATATGGTCCAGGTTATACCCCTCCTTCCCAATACCAACTAAGAGAACCTCTTTTGAAAGGAGAGGTGGAGAGAACAAAAGAAACTCTAAAGAAGCAAGAAGAAGAGTGGAGAAGTAATGGTTTTTCAATTATGATCGATGCTTGGAGTGATAGAAAAATAAGAAGTATAATTAATTTGTGCGTGAATTGTAAGTTGGGGACTACTTTTGTTTCATCAAAGGAAGCTTTGAATGATGCTCACACCGCCCAATACATATTTGAATATGTTAATGCATGTATTAATGAGGTTGGAGCGCAAAATGTGGTTCAAATTGTGACTGACAATGCTTCAAATAACATGGCTGCTGTAAATTTGTTAGCATTAGAAAAGCCCAACATATTTTGGACATCATGCGCTGCTCACACAATAAAACTTATGCTTGAAGGAATTTCTAAACTTGATATGTTCAATGGAGTGATTAAGAAGGCAAAAGCTTTTACTATTTTCATTTATGCCCATCACAAGACTTTGGCATTAATGAGAAATTTTACGAAAAGGGAGATAGTTAGACTGGGAACCACTAGATTTGCAACCTCTTTCTTAACATTACAAAGTTTGCTTGACAAAAAGCAAGAGTTGAGAAATATGATGACAAGCAATGAGTGGGATGACACTAAATGGTCTAGGAGCAAGAAGGGAAAAGAGGCATTTGATGTTATTGTTCCCAATGATTTTTGGAACTTGGTAGAATTGTGTTTGCGGATATTTACTCCATTGGTAAAAGTTCTTAGGCTTGTTGATGGGGAGGAGAAGCCTTCCATGGGATTTGTGTATGGAAAGCTATTGAATGCAAAAAATGAAATTCGAAAAAAATTGAAGAGGGAGAATGATTATAAGCCAATTTTGGACATCATTGATGTGAAAAGCAGGGGACGTCTTGACAGTCCAATCCATACAATAGCTTATCTCTTGAATCCtttttatttcttcaagaaTCAATGCATCAAAGATGATAGTTTGATAAGTATGAATATGATTATTTGTGTTGAGAAGTTCTTTCCCGATTCTCGAATGCAACATCGTGTGATAAATATTGAGTTGCAAAAATACACTCAAAAAAAAGGTGCATTTGGAAAAAAACTAGCGACAAGTGGATGTCAAAATAATGATGAAAATTACAATCCA ATACACACGAAGAAAAGGAATAGACTAGATGTCACAAGGATGAATAATCTGGTTTATGTTCAATTTAATGCGAGATTGATGAACAAGAAGAGAAGGAAAGATAAATTAGAGACTTTACTGACAAGTGATACCAGCAATGCCGAATCTTGGATAATTGAGGATTGTGTCAATGAAGATGAGGTGGACGTTGAAACTTTAAAATCTACAAGAGATACAGATGCTAATGTTCAAAGGGAGACAAATGAAAATGAATTTGCATCAGATAATACGGAAGATGAGATGAATGAAGAAGACGACATCGAATTAGAATCTGACAAAGAATTAGACAATCTTTAG